In Ferviditalea candida, the genomic window GCTGTATGCAATCAAACAAATAGTTATGGGTTACATTTTTGCGAATGTCTTTCCAAAGATGCTCAATAGCATTCAGCTCAGAACTATATGGCGGCAAATATTTAAGCTCAATTCTTGTGTCCGTAAGTTTTTCAATGAACTGCTTTACACGGTTTGTATGATGATACCTTACATTATCAAGAATAAGAACAATTCTCTTGTTAACATAACGTTTTGCCAGCTTATTTTAAAAAATCCTCGAAGCTTTCGGAATTTCCGGATTCTTCGGTAGAATAAATTACTTCCCCGGTTTTTGGGTTGCACGCACCAAAGATAACCTTGCGCTTACGAGAACCCTTGCTGTTTGTTTGTACAACAGGCTGCTTTCCTATCGGAGCCCATTTGCAAGTAGTAGTTGGTTCATCAGTGATAATGGCTTCATCCTCATAAAGGATAACTGTATCATCATCAGCATTGTCAACCAAATCCTTAAGCTCCTTTTTGAAAGCTTCCTGTTTTTCGGGATCTGCA contains:
- a CDS encoding transposase translates to MAKRYVNKRIVLILDNVRYHHTNRVKQFIEKLTDTRIELKYLPPYSSELNAIEHLWKDIRKNVTHNYLFDCIQHIVKAIAKYFMNIMRNPAKIKRLCSFIY